One window of Salegentibacter sp. Hel_I_6 genomic DNA carries:
- a CDS encoding glycoside hydrolase family 127 protein, translating to MKFSLADFKRSLFSLLICLVSTFMFGQQTKLETFKLQDISLEEGPFRNAMLVDLEYILELNPDKLLAPFLREAGLDPKAESYTNWENSGLDGHIGGHYLTALSQMQASANSEKADSLLTYSLNELERAQQANANGYIGGVPGSKELWREISKGKIDAASFSLNGKWVPLYNIHKTYAGLRDAYQIAGKSKAKDMLISFSDWMLKVTSGLSEEQIQELLVSEHGGLNEVFADVAKITGEEKYLELAYKFSHQKLLKPLASNNDILNGMHANTQIPKVIGFETIATLDNNRDFHDAATYFWDNVVNKRSVAIGGNSVREHFHPTTDFSEMISSEQGPETCNTYNMLRLSEKLFLTNPDEKYIDYYEEAIYNHILSSQHPEKGGFVYFTPMRPGHYRVYSQPETSFWCCVGSGIENHGKYNQFIYTHSENELYVNLFIPSTLKWKEEDVEILQQTDFPKQETTNLSIKTKEQKNFTLNLRYPSWVKKDQFKIFINEESFAVNQEPGSYVKINRTWKNGDKIRVELPMHITAEKLPDGSDYAALKYGPIVLGTKTGEQDQKGVFADDSRGGHIADGTQIPISQMPVFLSENVDELVKKTRKNPGENLSFSVANGIYPEKFKGLEFIPFYNIHESRYAIYLPLETKESYRKKQKDLREKEIVERALEANTIDRVVPGEQQPESDHFIQSKDSNTGVHQDRHWRDAKGWFSYDLKDRENNAKKLQITYYGKDANREFSIYINDKVLVEENFNGEVGDRFFSKEYKLPKKLEYNNEEKITIRFEAKTGSRTAGIYDIRLLKK from the coding sequence ATGAAATTTTCCTTGGCTGATTTTAAAAGAAGTCTTTTTAGCTTATTAATTTGTCTGGTCTCCACATTCATGTTTGGCCAGCAAACCAAATTAGAAACTTTTAAGCTTCAGGATATCAGCCTAGAAGAAGGTCCTTTTCGCAACGCGATGCTGGTCGATCTCGAGTATATTTTAGAATTAAATCCCGATAAACTTTTAGCACCTTTTTTACGTGAGGCGGGCTTAGACCCAAAGGCAGAAAGTTATACCAATTGGGAGAATTCAGGTTTAGATGGTCATATTGGGGGGCATTATCTTACCGCCCTGTCCCAGATGCAGGCTTCAGCAAATAGTGAAAAAGCCGATTCATTGCTTACCTATAGTTTAAATGAATTAGAAAGGGCACAGCAAGCGAATGCTAACGGATACATAGGTGGCGTTCCCGGCAGTAAAGAATTATGGCGCGAAATTTCTAAAGGCAAAATTGATGCTGCAAGTTTTAGCTTAAATGGAAAATGGGTGCCTTTATATAACATTCATAAAACCTACGCAGGACTTCGGGATGCTTATCAAATTGCGGGAAAATCTAAGGCCAAAGATATGTTGATCAGTTTTTCTGACTGGATGCTGAAGGTCACCAGCGGACTTTCAGAAGAACAAATTCAGGAATTATTGGTTTCCGAACACGGTGGTTTAAACGAAGTTTTTGCAGATGTGGCAAAAATTACGGGAGAAGAAAAATACCTGGAATTGGCTTATAAATTTTCACATCAAAAACTGCTCAAACCATTAGCTTCCAATAATGATATTCTAAATGGGATGCATGCTAATACCCAAATTCCTAAAGTAATTGGTTTTGAAACAATTGCTACTTTAGATAACAATAGAGATTTTCACGATGCGGCGACTTATTTCTGGGATAACGTTGTCAATAAACGCTCGGTAGCCATTGGAGGAAATAGTGTAAGGGAGCATTTTCATCCTACTACAGATTTTTCGGAAATGATATCCAGCGAGCAGGGGCCAGAAACCTGTAACACCTATAATATGTTAAGGTTAAGTGAGAAATTATTTCTTACTAATCCAGATGAAAAATATATAGATTATTATGAGGAGGCAATATATAATCATATCCTTTCTTCCCAGCATCCGGAAAAAGGAGGTTTTGTTTATTTTACTCCTATGCGTCCCGGACATTACCGGGTTTATTCCCAGCCGGAAACGAGTTTTTGGTGCTGTGTAGGTTCCGGAATTGAAAATCACGGGAAGTATAACCAATTTATTTATACCCATTCTGAAAATGAATTGTATGTAAATCTTTTTATTCCTTCAACTTTAAAGTGGAAAGAAGAAGATGTAGAAATACTGCAGCAAACTGATTTCCCTAAACAAGAAACTACGAATCTTAGCATTAAGACTAAGGAACAGAAAAATTTCACCCTGAATCTCAGGTATCCTTCCTGGGTAAAAAAAGATCAGTTTAAAATATTTATAAATGAAGAATCTTTTGCAGTAAATCAGGAGCCGGGATCCTATGTGAAAATCAACCGAACCTGGAAAAACGGAGATAAAATAAGAGTGGAATTACCTATGCATATTACTGCTGAAAAACTTCCTGATGGTTCAGACTATGCTGCGTTAAAGTATGGACCAATTGTTTTGGGAACAAAAACCGGGGAGCAAGATCAAAAAGGAGTTTTTGCCGATGACAGTCGGGGTGGTCATATTGCAGATGGTACTCAAATACCAATCTCTCAAATGCCGGTATTTTTATCTGAAAACGTGGATGAACTGGTGAAGAAAACGAGAAAAAATCCAGGTGAAAATTTAAGTTTTTCAGTAGCAAATGGCATTTATCCTGAAAAATTTAAAGGACTTGAATTTATTCCTTTTTATAATATTCACGAGTCCAGATATGCCATTTATCTTCCCCTGGAAACAAAAGAAAGTTACCGGAAAAAGCAAAAAGACTTAAGGGAAAAGGAGATAGTTGAGCGTGCACTGGAAGCAAATACTATAGACAGGGTAGTTCCCGGTGAACAACAACCGGAATCAGATCATTTTATTCAAAGTAAAGATTCTAATACCGGGGTCCATCAAGATCGGCATTGGCGTGATGCTAAGGGATGGTTTAGTTACGATTTAAAAGACAGGGAGAATAATGCCAAAAAACTTCAAATTACTTATTACGGAAAAGATGCAAATAGGGAATTCAGTATTTATATAAATGATAAAGTTCTGGTTGAAGAAAATTTTAATGGTGAAGTAGGTGACCGGTTTTTTTCTAAAGAATATAAACTGCCAAAAAAATTAGAATATAATAATGAGGAAAAAATTACAATACGTTTTGAAGCTAAAACAGGTTCCAGAACAGCAGGTATTTATGATATAAGATTATTAAAAAAATAG
- a CDS encoding alpha-N-arabinofuranosidase produces the protein MKIKIITALMLGLIFNLNAQQTSIKVESSSDAPKISKHIYGHFAEHLGRSIYDGFYVGDTSSIPNKDGVRIDIIEALKEIKIPNLRWPGGCFADTYQWKDGIGPQEDRPTMVNSWWGGVTEDNSFGTHNFLNLCEELGAEPFISANVGSGTVQDFMDWVQYTNHPEGSPMAKLRKENGRDEPWKVKYWGIGNEMWGCGGNMTVEYYANIYKQYSTFMTAGENKDNLYRIAAGASGDDYHWTDVLMKEVPKSLIEAVGLHHYAVIDWENKGPATGYDEEIYFKSMEEALKMDEFVKGHIEVMEKHDPKNEIDLVVDEWGGWYDVEEGTNPGFLYQQNTMRDAMIAGTTLNIFNNHSDRVKMANLAQTVNVLQAVALTEGEKMILTPTYHVFKMYTVHHDAQLLPVEFDSPEYNYNGKSLPAISVSASKDETGNTNISLVNIDAGAEHKVEIDLDGLDVNDIEAEILKSGKIQDHNTFDNPDKINIAEFKDFKLRKGKLEVSLPPFSVVVLSSK, from the coding sequence ATGAAGATAAAAATAATTACTGCACTTATGTTAGGTTTGATTTTCAACCTGAATGCACAACAAACTTCTATTAAAGTAGAATCTTCTTCAGATGCACCAAAAATAAGTAAACATATCTATGGTCATTTTGCAGAACATCTTGGGAGATCTATTTATGATGGTTTCTATGTTGGAGATACCAGTTCTATCCCAAATAAAGATGGGGTTAGAATTGATATTATTGAAGCTTTAAAAGAAATTAAAATACCGAATTTAAGATGGCCTGGTGGCTGTTTTGCTGATACTTACCAATGGAAAGATGGAATTGGCCCCCAGGAAGACAGACCTACTATGGTAAACTCCTGGTGGGGAGGGGTAACCGAAGACAACAGCTTTGGTACCCATAATTTTTTAAACCTGTGTGAAGAACTGGGAGCAGAGCCTTTTATTTCTGCCAACGTAGGAAGCGGAACAGTTCAGGATTTTATGGACTGGGTACAGTATACAAACCATCCAGAAGGAAGTCCTATGGCTAAGCTGAGGAAAGAAAATGGAAGAGATGAACCCTGGAAAGTAAAATATTGGGGTATTGGAAATGAAATGTGGGGTTGTGGTGGTAATATGACCGTTGAATATTATGCGAACATATATAAGCAGTATTCAACATTTATGACCGCCGGCGAAAATAAAGACAATCTTTACAGAATTGCCGCCGGAGCTTCCGGAGACGATTATCACTGGACAGACGTTTTGATGAAAGAAGTTCCAAAATCTTTAATTGAAGCGGTTGGTCTTCACCATTATGCAGTAATAGATTGGGAAAATAAAGGTCCAGCTACGGGCTATGACGAGGAGATCTATTTTAAAAGTATGGAAGAAGCGCTTAAAATGGATGAGTTTGTTAAAGGGCATATAGAAGTGATGGAAAAGCATGACCCTAAAAATGAAATAGATCTTGTGGTAGATGAATGGGGCGGCTGGTACGATGTAGAAGAAGGTACTAATCCCGGATTTTTATATCAACAAAATACCATGAGAGATGCTATGATTGCCGGGACAACCTTAAATATTTTTAATAATCATAGTGATAGGGTTAAAATGGCCAATTTGGCGCAAACCGTAAATGTTTTACAGGCAGTGGCGCTTACCGAAGGTGAAAAAATGATTCTTACTCCAACCTACCACGTATTTAAAATGTACACCGTACACCACGATGCGCAGTTATTACCCGTTGAGTTTGATTCTCCTGAATATAACTACAATGGAAAATCATTACCTGCAATTTCTGTTTCAGCTTCTAAAGATGAAACAGGAAATACTAATATTTCATTAGTAAATATTGATGCAGGTGCTGAACACAAAGTAGAAATAGATTTGGATGGTTTAGATGTTAATGATATTGAAGCTGAAATCCTGAAATCAGGGAAAATCCAAGATCATAATACTTTTGATAATCCGGATAAAATAAATATTGCTGAATTTAAAGATTTTAAATTGAGAAAAGGCAAATTGGAGGTTAGCCTCCCACCTTTTTCTGTAGTAGTATTATCATCTAAATAA
- a CDS encoding NUDIX domain-containing protein: protein MAPKYQLEDKVLLAVDCIIFGFDEEDLKILLIKRDFEPEKGKWSLMGGFLKREENLNRAANRILFTLTGIEQIYMEQLYAFSEVDRDPAERTISVAYYALININEHNKALSEKYSAKWYSITELPELIFDHPEMISKAIRRLRRRISTKPIGFELLPEKFTMRQLQKLYEAILGEELDKRNFINKINALDILIKLKEKDMKSSRKGSFLYKFDAKNYNEKVEEGFSFKL from the coding sequence ATGGCTCCTAAATATCAATTAGAAGATAAAGTACTTTTAGCAGTAGACTGTATAATATTCGGGTTTGATGAGGAAGACCTAAAAATTCTTCTCATTAAAAGGGACTTCGAACCAGAAAAGGGTAAATGGTCTCTAATGGGCGGATTTTTAAAAAGAGAAGAGAATCTCAATAGGGCTGCTAATAGAATTCTTTTTACACTCACGGGTATAGAGCAAATATATATGGAACAGTTGTATGCTTTTAGTGAGGTAGATAGAGATCCAGCCGAAAGGACAATTTCTGTTGCTTACTATGCATTAATCAATATTAATGAACACAATAAAGCTTTAAGTGAAAAATATTCAGCTAAATGGTATAGTATAACTGAATTGCCTGAATTAATTTTCGATCACCCTGAGATGATCTCTAAAGCCATAAGGCGGCTTAGACGTAGGATTTCTACAAAGCCTATTGGGTTTGAACTTCTTCCTGAAAAATTTACAATGCGACAACTTCAAAAACTATACGAAGCCATTTTAGGTGAAGAATTAGATAAAAGGAACTTTATTAATAAAATAAATGCTTTAGACATCCTAATTAAACTTAAAGAGAAAGACATGAAATCCTCACGAAAGGGCTCGTTCTTATATAAGTTTGACGCCAAAAATTATAACGAAAAGGTAGAAGAAGGATTTTCTTTTAAATTATAA
- a CDS encoding hybrid sensor histidine kinase/response regulator transcription factor has product MLLVFLLIPLLCQGQIGKLFSTDTELSSSLINQIYQDNKGYIWIATEDGLDRYDGAKVSIFKQEKQDSTSILNNYVKSIFQNTKGTLYFGFFNGLQYFDHATEEFHQIPLLIENDFIYPAHVTGIIERKNGEILISSSGQGIFKLEQENGKTVGRKLLEFLPSSYFENIFEDSKQNLWALSQDSGLFKVSPRGEITEYFNDEYDTQISSICEVKNGKIYAGSLSKGLFNYNKDKDEFNFIEESKNLPVKSLFVNKKNEVMIGTDGMGLKIYDPVEEKMSLSDFSISNFDFSKTKVHSIIEDNSDNLWLGIYQKGVLLVPDKVNNFDYLGYQSVKNNIIGSNSIVSIFKDNQDILWVGTDGDGLYGISEEKTQEFHLGTNNMQGSSSIMSIYEDSDNELWIGTYLQGLAKLDRENKELIYVEDLKDEQNNPVEKIYSIIEDKKKKLWIGSLGYGLFSYNLKEESFTNHNLIKNENQDDRLHNKWINCLLLSSDNKLYIGTYDGLSTLYLNDNTYLNEKGQNHILTNKIVYSLYEDKQQNLWIGTSEGLLLKPKNDTITKRYTTANGLPSDVISAIEEDANNNLWISTNHGISKFQPSPAEFTNYYFRDGLQGNEFNKNASFSENKERLYFGSTNGVTYFQPSEITSTGSKIDLRITGFYLQDQPVKKGMKSGSYSILNKAIIEADTIELAHNDNDFSIEFSSFEFKNQQWISYSYSLNSENWVKLRPGMNTVTFNNLEPGTYNFKVRAKDYGEFSNTKGLSIIIHQPWYFSTWAKIFYLFIIAIITYLITQQILQRRKTKRKLQEHLQSEQINEAKLQFLTNISHDIKTPISLIINPLNKLLKTDQQEERQKLYKVMERNSERILHLIDQSLNARKLDKGQIKLKFRETEIIGFVKSIASLFEDQTESRKINFNIHHKLPEIYAWIDPNHFDKIIQNIISNAIKFTPEDGTIDVYIDREEGKDQFYITIKDNGIGINESETNEIFNRFYQVSNQDTRQFQGTGIGLHLTRAIAELHHGTVKAENNKNEKGCKFIITAPVGKDHLNEEDVILEQNNIANTPKVKIKAVDTKNEENSESLTHDKSRPTVLIVDDDNEIRNYIAEEFKSHYNILKSINGKKAFPLVLKYLPNLIISDVKMPEMDGITFTRKVKKNININHIPIILLTGKTDKETNLEGLDIGADAYLNKPFNIDILKKTAKNLIRTRELLKNTYSGNQLREDKIEKLELKSGDEALLEKFMEVVNKNINNNDLNVEMIASELGISRVHLYRKLKQLTNQSAGELITNIRLKQAGDLLISKKINVAEVAYAVGFSSTSKFSTKFKELYGLPPSNYREKNKVN; this is encoded by the coding sequence GTGCTTCTAGTATTTTTATTAATTCCACTTCTTTGCCAGGGCCAAATAGGTAAGTTATTCTCAACAGATACCGAACTCTCCAGTAGTTTAATAAACCAAATCTACCAGGATAACAAAGGTTATATCTGGATTGCTACAGAGGATGGTTTAGACCGATATGATGGCGCAAAAGTCTCTATTTTTAAACAGGAAAAACAGGATTCTACTTCTATTCTAAATAATTACGTAAAATCAATATTTCAGAATACAAAAGGCACATTGTATTTTGGTTTTTTTAATGGGCTACAATATTTTGACCATGCTACCGAAGAATTTCATCAGATCCCACTTTTAATAGAAAATGATTTTATCTATCCCGCCCACGTTACCGGAATTATCGAAAGAAAAAACGGTGAAATATTAATAAGCTCTTCGGGCCAGGGTATTTTTAAATTAGAACAGGAAAACGGGAAAACAGTAGGGCGAAAACTATTAGAATTTCTTCCTAGCAGCTATTTTGAAAATATTTTTGAAGATAGCAAACAAAATTTATGGGCTTTAAGCCAGGATAGCGGTTTATTTAAAGTCTCTCCCAGGGGTGAAATCACAGAATACTTTAATGATGAATATGACACTCAAATTTCCAGTATTTGTGAAGTGAAAAATGGGAAAATTTACGCAGGCAGCTTATCTAAAGGGCTTTTCAATTATAATAAGGATAAGGATGAATTCAATTTTATAGAAGAATCAAAAAACCTACCGGTAAAATCGCTTTTTGTAAATAAAAAAAATGAAGTGATGATTGGGACAGATGGGATGGGGCTTAAAATTTACGATCCTGTGGAAGAAAAAATGAGTTTGAGCGATTTTAGCATCTCGAATTTCGATTTTTCCAAAACTAAAGTCCACTCCATTATTGAAGATAATTCTGATAATCTTTGGCTGGGAATTTATCAAAAAGGGGTATTATTAGTTCCAGATAAGGTCAATAATTTCGATTACCTAGGTTATCAATCGGTTAAGAATAATATTATAGGGTCAAACAGTATTGTTTCTATATTCAAAGACAATCAGGATATTTTATGGGTAGGAACAGATGGTGACGGCTTATATGGAATTTCAGAAGAGAAAACTCAAGAATTCCATCTTGGCACCAACAACATGCAGGGTTCTTCCAGTATTATGAGTATTTATGAAGATTCTGATAACGAATTGTGGATTGGTACTTACCTTCAAGGTTTAGCTAAGTTAGATCGAGAAAACAAGGAGTTAATTTATGTTGAAGACTTAAAAGATGAACAAAACAATCCGGTAGAAAAAATCTACAGCATTATTGAAGATAAAAAAAAGAAACTTTGGATAGGTTCCCTGGGATATGGGCTTTTTTCTTATAACCTTAAAGAAGAATCTTTTACCAATCATAACTTAATAAAAAATGAGAATCAAGATGATCGTTTACACAATAAATGGATAAACTGTCTATTACTTTCTTCAGATAACAAATTATATATTGGTACCTACGACGGACTTTCCACGCTGTATTTAAACGATAACACATATTTAAACGAAAAAGGGCAAAACCATATTTTAACAAATAAGATTGTGTATAGCCTTTATGAGGACAAACAACAAAACCTGTGGATAGGCACTTCTGAAGGTCTTTTGCTTAAGCCAAAGAATGACACCATTACGAAAAGATATACTACAGCAAACGGACTTCCAAGTGATGTAATTAGTGCTATTGAAGAAGATGCTAATAACAATTTATGGATTAGCACAAACCACGGAATTTCAAAATTTCAACCTAGTCCTGCAGAGTTTACAAACTACTATTTTAGGGATGGACTTCAGGGGAACGAATTTAACAAAAACGCTTCTTTTTCTGAAAATAAAGAACGCTTATATTTTGGGAGCACCAATGGAGTTACTTATTTCCAACCTTCAGAAATAACTTCTACTGGCAGTAAAATAGACCTTAGAATTACTGGTTTTTATCTACAGGACCAACCAGTTAAAAAAGGAATGAAATCTGGTTCCTACTCTATTCTAAATAAAGCAATTATTGAGGCAGACACTATAGAACTTGCCCATAATGATAATGATTTTAGTATCGAATTTTCTTCTTTTGAATTTAAAAACCAACAATGGATTAGCTATTCCTATTCCTTAAATTCAGAGAATTGGGTGAAATTAAGACCGGGAATGAATACAGTTACCTTTAATAACCTTGAACCGGGAACCTACAATTTTAAAGTTAGAGCGAAAGATTACGGGGAATTTTCAAACACCAAAGGACTAAGTATTATAATTCATCAGCCCTGGTATTTTTCAACCTGGGCAAAGATTTTTTATCTATTTATAATAGCTATTATTACCTATCTCATTACCCAACAAATCCTTCAACGTAGAAAGACAAAAAGGAAACTCCAGGAGCATTTGCAATCTGAACAAATAAACGAGGCAAAACTTCAATTCCTTACCAATATATCCCACGATATTAAAACCCCCATTTCCTTAATTATAAATCCCTTAAATAAATTATTAAAAACAGATCAACAAGAAGAGCGGCAAAAACTTTATAAAGTGATGGAAAGAAATTCTGAAAGAATTCTTCATCTCATAGATCAATCACTAAATGCCAGGAAATTAGATAAAGGCCAGATAAAATTAAAATTCAGGGAAACTGAGATTATTGGGTTTGTAAAATCAATCGCCTCATTATTTGAAGATCAAACCGAAAGCCGTAAAATCAATTTCAATATTCATCACAAACTACCGGAAATCTATGCCTGGATAGATCCTAACCATTTTGATAAAATCATTCAAAATATAATTTCAAATGCCATAAAATTCACCCCTGAAGATGGGACTATAGATGTTTATATTGACCGTGAAGAAGGGAAAGACCAGTTTTATATCACAATAAAAGATAACGGAATTGGGATTAATGAAAGTGAAACCAATGAGATCTTTAATAGGTTTTATCAGGTTTCCAATCAGGATACCCGCCAATTTCAAGGAACAGGAATTGGCCTTCACCTAACCAGGGCCATTGCAGAACTTCACCACGGTACGGTAAAAGCTGAAAACAATAAAAATGAAAAAGGCTGCAAGTTTATAATTACTGCTCCCGTTGGGAAAGATCATCTTAATGAAGAAGATGTTATTTTAGAACAAAACAATATAGCAAATACACCCAAAGTCAAAATCAAAGCAGTTGATACAAAAAATGAAGAAAATTCAGAATCATTGACCCATGACAAAAGCCGCCCAACAGTTTTGATCGTAGATGATGATAATGAAATTAGAAATTACATAGCAGAAGAATTTAAATCTCATTATAATATTCTCAAAAGCATTAATGGAAAAAAAGCTTTTCCATTAGTACTAAAATATCTTCCAAACTTAATAATAAGCGACGTTAAAATGCCCGAAATGGATGGGATTACGTTTACCAGGAAAGTTAAGAAGAACATTAATATTAATCATATTCCCATAATTTTATTGACAGGAAAAACAGATAAAGAAACCAACCTGGAAGGCTTGGATATTGGAGCAGATGCCTACCTCAACAAACCATTTAATATAGATATCCTAAAGAAAACGGCTAAAAACCTAATAAGGACAAGAGAATTACTTAAAAACACCTACTCCGGTAACCAGTTGCGCGAAGATAAAATTGAAAAACTTGAACTAAAATCGGGTGATGAAGCCTTACTGGAAAAGTTTATGGAAGTGGTTAACAAGAATATAAACAACAACGATCTAAATGTAGAAATGATTGCCAGCGAATTGGGGATTAGCCGTGTTCACCTTTATCGTAAATTAAAACAATTAACCAACCAATCGGCAGGGGAACTAATAACCAACATCAGGCTAAAACAGGCTGGCGACTTGTTAATCTCCAAAAAGATAAATGTTGCTGAAGTAGCTTATGCCGTTGGTTTTTCCAGCACCTCAAAATTCTCTACAAAATTCAAAGAATTATACGGACTTCCGCCAAGCAATTACCGAGAAAAAAATAAAGTTAATTAA
- a CDS encoding ribulokinase, translated as MKNYVIGLDYGTDSVRAVLVDTGSGEELATDTFYYPQWRDKKYCNAAINQFRQHPADHIEGLEKTIKGVLTKTKIDGALVKGICIDTTGSSPIAVTKAGTPLAFEEGFKENPNAMMVLWKDHTAIDEANEINELARNWAGEDYTKYEGGIYSSEWFWAKIAHVVREDEAVKNAAYSWMEHCDLMTFMLIENQDLASFKRSRCAAGHKAMWHESWGGLPSEAFLNQLDPSLGGLRDRLYTETYTSDEVAGNLSAAWAEKLGLSTDCVIAVGTFDAHSGAVGAKIDKHTLVRVMGTSTCDIIVSEQENVGDKTVRGICGQVDGSVIPKMIGLEAGQSAFGDVLAWFKDVLSWPMENIILNSDSISEEQKEKLRAEFEKDFIKKLSEAAEAIPLSESIPIALDWINGRRTPDANQELKSAITKLSLGSKAPHIFKALINAICFGSKQIVDRFEKEGVKINSVIGIGGVARKSPFIMQTLANVLNMPIKVASSDEAPALGAAVYAAVAAGIYPNVIEASKKLGSDFEAEYHPEAEALETYATLMEEYRELGAFVETNINRKSTVNEL; from the coding sequence ATGAAGAACTACGTTATAGGCCTGGATTACGGTACCGACTCTGTTCGGGCGGTACTTGTAGATACAGGGAGTGGAGAAGAATTGGCCACCGATACATTTTATTATCCGCAATGGCGTGATAAAAAATATTGTAATGCAGCAATCAACCAGTTTCGCCAACATCCGGCAGATCATATTGAAGGATTAGAGAAAACCATAAAAGGTGTTTTAACCAAAACTAAGATTGATGGTGCGCTTGTAAAAGGAATTTGCATAGACACCACCGGTTCTTCCCCAATTGCGGTTACCAAAGCAGGTACGCCCTTGGCCTTTGAAGAAGGTTTCAAGGAAAACCCAAACGCGATGATGGTGCTTTGGAAAGACCACACCGCAATTGATGAAGCCAACGAAATTAATGAATTGGCCAGAAATTGGGCCGGGGAAGATTATACCAAATATGAAGGTGGAATTTATTCTTCCGAATGGTTTTGGGCAAAGATCGCTCACGTAGTTCGTGAGGATGAAGCTGTAAAAAATGCCGCATATTCCTGGATGGAGCATTGCGATCTTATGACGTTTATGCTTATTGAAAATCAGGATTTAGCTTCTTTTAAACGAAGCCGTTGCGCCGCCGGTCACAAAGCGATGTGGCACGAAAGCTGGGGCGGACTTCCCTCTGAAGCTTTCCTCAATCAACTGGATCCATCTTTAGGTGGACTGCGTGATAGATTATATACAGAAACTTATACTTCAGATGAAGTTGCTGGGAACTTAAGCGCAGCGTGGGCTGAAAAACTAGGTCTTTCTACCGATTGTGTGATCGCTGTTGGAACCTTTGATGCCCACTCGGGCGCGGTAGGTGCAAAAATCGATAAACATACTTTAGTTCGCGTTATGGGAACTTCAACCTGCGATATTATCGTTTCAGAACAGGAAAATGTTGGTGATAAAACCGTTCGCGGAATCTGTGGACAGGTAGATGGGTCGGTAATTCCAAAGATGATCGGTTTAGAAGCGGGACAATCGGCTTTTGGAGATGTTTTGGCCTGGTTCAAAGATGTGCTTTCCTGGCCGATGGAAAATATTATTTTAAATTCTGATAGTATTTCCGAAGAACAAAAAGAAAAGCTTAGAGCTGAATTTGAAAAAGACTTTATTAAAAAACTTAGTGAAGCTGCTGAAGCAATTCCGCTTTCAGAAAGTATTCCAATTGCTTTAGACTGGATTAATGGCAGAAGAACTCCGGATGCGAACCAGGAATTAAAAAGTGCAATCACCAAACTATCTCTTGGTTCAAAAGCACCACATATTTTTAAAGCGCTTATCAATGCGATTTGCTTTGGTTCAAAACAAATTGTAGATCGTTTTGAAAAAGAAGGAGTGAAGATTAATAGTGTGATTGGGATTGGAGGCGTTGCCAGAAAATCTCCGTTTATTATGCAAACCCTGGCCAATGTGCTTAATATGCCTATAAAAGTAGCTTCTTCAGATGAGGCTCCCGCGCTTGGCGCTGCAGTTTATGCTGCCGTTGCTGCCGGTATCTATCCAAATGTGATCGAGGCCAGTAAAAAACTGGGTAGCGATTTTGAAGCAGAATACCACCCCGAAGCAGAAGCTCTGGAAACCTATGCCACTTTAATGGAAGAGTATAGAGAATTGGGCGCTTTTGTTGAAACTAATATAAACCGAAAATCTACTGTAAATGAGCTCTAG